One Manduca sexta isolate Smith_Timp_Sample1 chromosome 28, JHU_Msex_v1.0, whole genome shotgun sequence DNA window includes the following coding sequences:
- the LOC115447834 gene encoding uncharacterized protein LOC115447834, protein MTNTKQLKITKLFRKGVSRVPEDVDDLQEEIEQLEQRLKERQDELFQMQRANLRRKISPIKKRAEPFVRPQKIVLTNAIEGLKNNLELTSMLTGVEVQSYEVGEHCCVLFHMQHDSPHELKHGLRIEMQRGANIVSKSSLPLGFNLSGVMEDYDNIMLPECLGSIRKALVAYYDRLQQFEALKKMLNIDAQLFKILDGSHIEITFAVQSNMEQEEDQINLVLLLDYKVYDIRPKQFAFKDIDLPESAILALKEQCTVFKRKPLRKAFKEAFLSDVGPYKLVQQVGADPEQRQQPRRLKRFRGNNYNYNNDDTFRPDDCSGDSDDGDN, encoded by the exons ATGACAAATACAAAACAGTtgaaaattactaaattatttcgTAAGGGAG TGTCGAGGGTTCCAGAGGACGTTGACGACCTTCAAGAAGAGATAGAACAACTGGAGCAAAGGCTAAAGGAGAGGCAGGATGAGTTGTTTCAGATGCAACGCGCCAATCTTAGACGCAAAATATCTCCCATTAAAAAAAGAGCAGAACCATTTGTTAGGCCCCAG AAAATTGTCTTAACCAACGCAATAGAGGGTTTGAAGAATAACTTGGAGTTAACTTCAATGCTCACTGGTGTGGAGGTGCAGTCGTATGAGGTAGGGGAGCACTGCTGTGTGCTGTTCCACATGCAGCATGACTCTCCGCATGAGCTCAAACATGGACTGCGGATTGAAATGCAGAGGG gTGCCAATATTGTATCCAAGTCATCTCTGCCCCTGGGCTTTAATCTCAGTGGTGTGATGGAAGACTATGATAACATCATGTTGCCAGAGTGTCTTGGCTCCATTCGGAAGGCGCTGGTCGCGTACTATGACAGGTTGCAGCAGTTTGAGGCTTTGAAG aaaatgTTGAACATTGATGCACAGTTGTTCAAGATTTTGGACGGCTCGCACATTGAAATAACATTTGCAGTCCAAAGTAATATGGAGCAAGAGGAGGATCAGATCAACCTTGTGCTACTATTGGATTACAAAGTGTATGATATCAGGCCCAAGCAGTTTGCTTTCAAAGATATTG ATCTTCCTGAGAGCGCAATATTAGCACTAAAGGAACAATGCACAGTGTTTAAAAGGAAACCATTACGCAAAGCATTCAAAGAAGCATTCCTCTCTGATGTTGGTCCATACAAACTAGTGCAACAA GTTGGTGCTGATCCAGAGCAGAGACAACAACCGCGCCGACTTAAGCGTTTTAGAGGGAACaactataattacaataatgacGATACGTTCCGGCCAGACGATTGCTCTGGCGACAGCGACGACGGTGACAACTGA
- the LOC115447833 gene encoding dolichyl-diphosphooligosaccharide--protein glycosyltransferase subunit STT3A, translated as MTAEVQSKSKMSHLTSDKQLTFIKLAVLSMAAILSFATRLFSVLRFESVIHEFDPYFNYRTTRFLTEEGFYKFHNWFDDRAWYPLGRIIGGTIYPGLMVTSATLYNIMQFLNITIDIRNVCVFLAPFFSSLTTIVTYLLTKELKDEGAGLVAAAMISIVPGYISRSVAGSYDNEGIAIFCMLLTYYFWIKAVNTGTILWATMTALAYFYMVSSWGGYVFLINLIPLHVLALMLLGRFSARVYVAYSTLYCVGTILSMQISFVGFQPVQSSEHMLALGTFGLCQLYAFTQYLRARLSPANFELLFKALLTTLLGTLGTAIVALTITGKISPWTGRFYSLLDPSYAKNHIPIIASVSEHQPTSWSSFYFDLQVLVFLFPAGLYFCFSKLTDANIFIILYGVLSIYFAGVMVRLMLVLAPVMCIVSGVAASSLLSVHVKDIDPKVEKHGKKNKHENNFSFQSEVGALFVTLLAALLVSYVLHCTWVTSEAYSSPSIVLSARAHDGARIIFDDFREAYTWLKMNTPEDAKVMSWWDYGYQITAMANRTVIVDNNTWNNTHISRVGQAMASTEERAYEIMQELDVDYVLVIFGGLVGYSSDDINKFLWMVRIGGSTERGAHIREADYYTPAGEFRVDQDGSNTLLNCLMYKMSYYKFGLVYTEGGRPPGFDRVRGAEIGNKDFNLDVLEEAYTTEHWLVRIYKVKPLPNRGV; from the exons ATGACTGCGGAAGTGCAAAGCAAGTCCAAGATGTCGCACCTAACATCGGACAAACAGTTAACTTTCATAAAGTTAGCGGTTTTATCGATGGCAGCGATTCTGT CATTTGCAACACGTCTATTCTCAGTGCTTCGATTTGAGAGTGTAATTCACGAGTTCGATCCATATTTCAACTACAGAACAACAAGATTCCTCACGGAGGAAGGTTTTTATAAGTTCCACAATTGGTTTGACGACAGAGCATGGTATCCCCTGGGACGTATTATTGGTG GTACCATCTACCCTGGGCTGATGGTGACCTCCGCAACATTGTATAACATCATGCAGTTCCTGAACATCACAATAGACATAAGAAATGTCTGTGTATTCTTGGCTCCTTTCTTCTCCTCTCTAACTACCATTGTTACTTACCTCCTTACAAAAGAATTGAAG GATGAAGGCGCTGGACTGGTTGCCGCCGCAATGATATCCATTGTGCCTGGATACATAAGCAGATCTGTTGCTGGAAGCTACGACAACGAGGGCATCGCTATTTTCTGCATGTTGCTCACTTACTACTTCTGGATCAAGGCTGTCAACACCGGCACTATactgtgggccactatgactgCGCTTGCTTACTTTTACATG GTATCGTCTTGGGGTGGATATGTGTTCCTGATCAACCTGATCCCGCTCCACGTGCTGGCGCTAATGCTGCTGGGTCGGTTCTCGGCGCGAGTCTACGTCGCGTACTCGACTCTGTACTGCGTCGGCACCATCCTTTCCATGCAGATCTCGTTCGTCGGGTTCCAGCCAGTGCAGAGCTCTGAACATATGTTG GCGCTAGGCACGTTCGGCCTGTGCCAGCTGTACGCGTTCACGCAGTACCTGCGCGCGCGCCTCTCGCCCGCCAACTTCGAGCTGTTATTCAAGGCGCTGCTCACCACCCTACTCGGGACCCTCGGCACCGCCATCGTCGCACTCACCATCACCG GTAAAATTTCTCCATGGACCGGCAGATTCTACTCTTTGCTGGACCCGTCATACGCTAAGAATCACATTCCGATTATCG CTTCCGTGTCGGAGCACCAGCCGACGTCGTGGTCGTCATTCTACTTCGACCTGCAGGTGCTGGTGTTCCTGTTCCCCGCCGGGCTGTACTTTTGCTTCAGCAAGCTCACCGACGCCAACATCTTCATCATACTGTACGGTGTACTCAGCATTTACTTCGCG GGCGTGATGGTCCGTCTCATGCTGGTGTTGGCGCCTGTGATGTGCATCGTGTCTGGAGTCGCCGCATCCAGCCTGCTCAGTGTACATGTCAAAGATATTGACCCCAAGGTCGAGAAGCACGGGAAGAAGAATAAACACGAGAACAACTTTAGCTTCCAGTCTGAG GTGGGCGCGCTGTTCGTGACGCTGCTGGCGGCGCTGCTGGTGTCGTACGTGCTGCACTGCACGTGGGTCACGTCCGAGGCGTACTCCTCGCCCTCCATTGTGCTCTCTGCGCGGGCGCATGACGGTGCGCGCATCATCTTCGACGACTTCCGCGAGGCATACACTTGGCTCAAGATGAACACGCCCGAG GATGCAAAAGTGATGTCATGGTGGGACTATGGGTATCAGATAACGGCCATGGCGAATCGAACGGTGATAGTGGACAATAACACGTGGAACAATACGCACATATCGCGCGTTGGGCAGGCCATGGCTTCCACAGAGGAGCGAGCCTACGAGATCATGCAGGAACTGGACGTGGATTACGTGCTGGTCATATTCGGCGGGCTGGTGGGATACTCTTCCGACG ACATCAACAAGTTCTTGTGGATGGTGCGTATCGGCGGCAGCACGGAGCGCGGCGCCCACATCCGCGAGGCGGATTACTACACGCCCGCCGGCGAGTTCCGCGTCGACCAGGACGGCTCCAACACGCTGCTCAACTGCCTCATGTACAAGATGAGCTACTACAAGTTTGGACTCGTCTACACTGAAGGAG GACGTCCCCCCGGCTTCGACCGCGTGCGCGGAGCCGAGATCGGAAACAAAGACTTCAACCTAGACGTATTAGAAGAGGCGTACACCACCGAGCACTGGCTCGTGCGCATATACAAGGTGAAACCGTTGCCCAACCGGGGCGTTTGA